The following proteins are co-located in the Gigantopelta aegis isolate Gae_Host chromosome 5, Gae_host_genome, whole genome shotgun sequence genome:
- the LOC121373602 gene encoding gastrula zinc finger protein xLCGF3.1-like — MSSSDDRCVEREVSSKHCQNIPHLEEQTSASSCEKPFQCGMCLKCFSYKWRIKQHMRIHIGERPYQCEVCRKCFLEKRYLKQHILIHNGDKNFKCDVCSKSFLLNQVLKQHMLIHTGIKNFKCEVCAKCFLQNSDLERHMLVHTGVKNFKCDVCAKCFSQNAGLKRHMLAHTGVKNFKCEVCAKCFSENNSLKQHMFVHTGVKSFKCEVCAKCFSRNTNLKQHMLVHTGVKNFKCEVCAKRLSSNGRLKQHMNIHTGVQNFKCDVCAKTFPSNYSLKRHMLINTGLKNFKCDVCAKCFTQNTHLKHHMNTHTGDKNFKCEICAKCFSYNSSLKHHGCSQK, encoded by the coding sequence atgtCTAGCAGTGATGATAGATGTGTCGAACGTGAGGTCTCTTCAAAACATTGTCAAAACATCCCTCATCTGGAGGAACAAACGTCAGCATCTTCTTGTGAGAAGCCTTTCCAATGTGGGATGTGCTTAAAGTGCTTCTCTTACAAGTGGCGGATTAAGCAGCATATGAGGATCCACATTGGTGAACGACCATATCAGTGTGAGGTGTGCAGAAAGTGTTTTCTTGAGAAAAGATACTTGAAACAGCATATATTAATTCACAATGGAGataagaatttcaaatgtgatgTTTGTTCAAAATCATTCTTACTAAATCAAGTCTTGAAACAACACATGTTGATTCACACAGGTATTAAGAATTTTAAATGTgaggtatgtgcaaaatgtttcttacAAAATAGCGACTTGGAACGACACATGTTGGTTCACACTGGCgttaagaatttcaaatgtgacgtatgtgcaaaatgtttctcacaaaATGCTGGCTTGAAACGACATATGTTGGCTCACACTggtgttaagaatttcaaatgtgaggtatgtgcaaaatgtttttcaGAAAATAATAGCTTGAAGCAACATATGTTCGTTCACACAGGTGTTAAGAGtttcaaatgtgaggtatgtGCAAAGTGTTTCTCACGAAATACcaacttgaaacaacatatgttggttcacactggtgttaagaatttcaaatgtgaagtatgTGCAAAACGTTTGTCAAGCAATGGCAGATTGAAACAACATATGAACATCCACACTGGTGTTCAGAATTTTAAGTGTGATGTATGTGCAAAAACGTTCCCAAGCAATTACAGCTTGAAACGACATATGTTGATTAACACAGGTCTTAAGAATTTCAAATGCGAtgtatgtgcaaaatgtttcacaCAAAATACCCACCTGAAACATCATATGAACACCCACACTGGTGataagaatttcaaatgtgagatatgtgcaaaatgtttctcataCAATAGCAGCTTGAAACACCATGGTTGTTCACAGAAGTAA